The following proteins come from a genomic window of Ilumatobacter coccineus YM16-304:
- a CDS encoding cytochrome b family protein: MTEIPEHLLKRAAAARDKAKAEPAEEPAAEAAAPAGDSRIPEHLLKRSQAAKAKSDDAPAEGGGAVAVAEKVGAVVAAGPAGGGVPIGAGPGGHTQRLLTVVKSGTIQDVKATPVDKVHTWPHLLAAEFVAALAMTAFTFIFSIFVHAPLLELANTNQTPNPSKAPWYFLGLQELLVYFHPMIAGVTLPGVGMIALILTPYLDRNPSNKPEDRKFATSIMTVHIMFWAVLVIIGSFFRGPGFNFVLPWVDGLFFEL; the protein is encoded by the coding sequence ATGACTGAAATCCCAGAACACCTGCTGAAGCGAGCGGCTGCCGCTCGTGACAAGGCAAAGGCCGAACCGGCCGAAGAACCCGCAGCCGAGGCCGCCGCGCCCGCCGGTGACTCGCGCATTCCCGAGCACCTCCTGAAGCGGAGCCAGGCCGCCAAGGCCAAGTCCGACGACGCCCCCGCAGAGGGTGGCGGCGCGGTCGCCGTGGCCGAGAAGGTCGGCGCCGTCGTGGCCGCCGGCCCTGCCGGTGGTGGCGTGCCGATCGGTGCGGGCCCCGGAGGCCACACCCAGCGCCTGCTCACCGTCGTCAAGTCGGGCACGATCCAAGACGTCAAGGCGACGCCGGTCGACAAGGTCCACACCTGGCCGCACCTCCTCGCCGCCGAGTTCGTCGCCGCACTGGCGATGACGGCGTTCACGTTCATCTTCTCGATCTTCGTGCACGCTCCGCTGCTCGAACTCGCCAACACCAACCAGACCCCGAACCCGTCGAAGGCCCCGTGGTACTTCCTCGGCCTCCAGGAGCTGTTGGTCTACTTCCACCCGATGATCGCCGGCGTGACCCTGCCGGGTGTCGGCATGATCGCACTGATCCTCACGCCGTACCTCGACCGCAACCCGTCGAACAAGCCCGAAGACCGCAAGTTCGCCACCTCGATCATGACCGTCCACATCATGTTCTGGGCCGTGCTGGTCATCATCGGCTCGTTCTTCCGTGGCCCCGGCTTCAACTTCGTCCTGCCGTGGGTCGACGGCTTGTTCTTCGAGCTCTAG
- a CDS encoding QcrA and Rieske domain-containing protein, producing the protein MSTAAVIAIAIAAVVVLGAVSFLTLARRSDVRGAGALSGETKSRDKASRKDARAFEAAATADGARTAAVAEAEGEAARGAGTALATIDDDAALVPWTAPDPEVIGVSRRQFFNRATVTLMTASLGAFAAAAFVGFLWPSGSGGFGGSVPIGKLDTIKDGIKQGGGFFYAPEARSWVTEYPSEALPIARTVYPTNLLEAMENGIVVLSQKCPHLGCRVPECATSQWFECQCHGSQYNRVGEKKAGPAPRGMDRHPTTISGSGEVVIDTSTVVPGPAIGVNTTGQEAEGPHCTGGGDH; encoded by the coding sequence ATGAGTACCGCAGCAGTCATAGCAATCGCCATCGCCGCCGTCGTGGTGTTGGGCGCCGTCAGCTTCCTGACGCTCGCCCGACGGAGCGACGTGCGCGGTGCCGGCGCGTTGTCCGGCGAGACCAAGAGCCGCGACAAAGCGAGCCGCAAGGACGCACGCGCCTTCGAAGCCGCAGCAACCGCTGACGGCGCACGCACCGCCGCCGTGGCCGAAGCCGAAGGTGAAGCCGCTCGCGGCGCCGGCACGGCCCTCGCCACCATCGACGACGATGCCGCCCTCGTTCCGTGGACGGCGCCCGACCCCGAGGTCATCGGTGTGTCGCGTCGCCAGTTCTTCAACCGGGCGACCGTCACCCTCATGACCGCCAGCCTCGGCGCCTTCGCAGCGGCGGCGTTCGTCGGCTTCCTGTGGCCGTCGGGCAGCGGCGGCTTCGGCGGCTCGGTCCCGATCGGCAAGCTCGACACCATCAAAGACGGCATCAAGCAGGGCGGCGGGTTCTTCTACGCACCCGAGGCTCGTTCGTGGGTCACCGAGTACCCGTCCGAAGCGCTCCCGATCGCTCGCACCGTCTACCCGACCAACCTCCTCGAAGCGATGGAGAACGGCATCGTCGTGCTCAGCCAGAAGTGCCCGCACCTCGGCTGCCGTGTGCCCGAGTGCGCGACGAGCCAGTGGTTCGAGTGCCAGTGCCACGGTTCGCAGTACAACCGCGTCGGCGAGAAGAAGGCGGGCCCCGCACCACGCGGTATGGACCGCCACCCGACGACCATCTCTGGAAGTGGTGAAGTAGTGATCGACACGAGCACCGTGGTGCCCGGTCCCGCGATCGGTGTCAACACGACCGGTCAAGAAGCCGAAGGTCCGCACTGCACCGGTGGTGGGGATCACTGA
- a CDS encoding c-type cytochrome: MVGLTTTSIAGLAFVIILIGFIVYAAFNVVGGRAEVGSEIELAPNRKQYFDDEELEGPRLERMQLLGVLLLVVVTIGLPFYWILEPSRQAGAQEGWDKRFASWGSELFEPTADGGFNCAGCHGGMSAEGGAAPFTVTDPVTNAVEAVNWKAPALNTVFYKFDESEVEFILNYGRPFSPMSPWGTIGGGPMTTQQIETLIEYLKSIQIPRQGCLDDELGGDEYFDEQLCASGVLPDSEAEKIQTAIEQAMAEDGVSEGEAIFNLELGSGAYSCARCHTIGWSYDDPGIPGQGAYGWNLTGGATNSHFATEDDMVAFIKNGSEFGKLYGLSAQGSGRMPGFGSVLTDEQIRAVVEYVRSL; this comes from the coding sequence ATGGTCGGCCTCACCACCACGTCGATCGCCGGCCTGGCGTTCGTCATCATCCTCATCGGTTTCATCGTCTACGCGGCGTTCAACGTCGTCGGGGGTCGCGCCGAGGTCGGCTCCGAGATCGAGCTGGCACCCAACCGCAAGCAGTACTTCGACGACGAAGAACTCGAAGGCCCGCGCCTCGAGCGGATGCAGCTCCTCGGTGTGCTGCTCCTCGTCGTGGTCACGATCGGTCTGCCCTTCTACTGGATCCTCGAGCCGAGCCGTCAGGCCGGAGCGCAAGAGGGCTGGGACAAGCGATTCGCCAGCTGGGGTTCGGAGCTGTTCGAACCCACCGCTGACGGTGGCTTCAACTGCGCCGGCTGCCACGGCGGCATGTCGGCCGAAGGCGGCGCCGCGCCCTTCACCGTCACCGACCCGGTGACCAATGCGGTCGAGGCCGTCAACTGGAAGGCCCCCGCACTCAACACGGTCTTCTACAAGTTCGACGAATCCGAAGTCGAGTTCATCCTCAACTACGGCCGTCCGTTCTCACCGATGTCGCCGTGGGGCACCATCGGCGGTGGCCCGATGACCACCCAGCAGATCGAGACGCTCATCGAGTACCTCAAGAGCATCCAGATCCCGCGTCAGGGTTGCCTCGACGACGAGCTCGGCGGCGACGAGTACTTCGACGAGCAGCTCTGCGCCTCGGGCGTGCTGCCCGACAGCGAAGCCGAGAAGATCCAGACGGCGATCGAGCAGGCCATGGCCGAAGACGGCGTCTCCGAAGGCGAAGCCATCTTCAACCTCGAGCTCGGCTCCGGTGCGTACAGCTGCGCACGCTGCCACACCATCGGGTGGAGCTACGACGATCCGGGTATTCCCGGACAGGGTGCCTATGGTTGGAACCTGACCGGCGGTGCGACGAACAGTCACTTCGCCACCGAAGACGACATGGTCGCCTTCATCAAGAATGGTTCGGAGTTCGGCAAGCTGTATGGTCTCAGCGCCCAAGGCAGTGGCCGCATGCCCGGGTTCGGATCAGTGCTCACCGACGAGCAAATTCGCGCCGTGGTCGAATACGTACGGAGTCTGTGA